The window TTGCAAAAGTTATCTTTATTGTATATTCTCAATATAAATTTGTGGTGCGTAACTACTTATATAAAATGTGTGCACCGAACTTTTTAGACAAAGTGTCTTCCTTATTGGCCTTTTAGCGACAATTTCATTCGTTATTCACTCCAAAAAAAATTTGTATTGATTTTTTTTTACATCTGAATTAATAGGTTCTTAACTTTTGTTTGTCAACTAGATGCCTTTCAAAACAATAATAATAATGAAACGGTTGAATGTTTATGTGGTTCCTATTACCAAGATCAAAATTGACAACATATTTTTCTTCTTGAAAACGCGATATTACATCTACTGGCATTTATTTACACAATTATATCTATTTATATGAGTGTATCAACTATCAAATCTGAAAAATCATGACCTTGTGACATCAAACAACCGGCAACTCAAGATGGACATAATTATTTTCAATAGAACTTCCTTTTATGTTGTACAATCAATTTAATTTGGTAAATAGAGAAATTGTTAATGCTACTATGAGATTCCCTACTTGCTAATCATCTACTCGCAAATGTGGTTTTGTACGCAATAGTAAAATAAAAATTTAATCTATGTTATGGCTACTATGGTGACCTCACACAAGTTTaaatttgtagtgattttaatgCAAAGACATAATTTTAATTTTGCATAACTAATAGGATGGATGGTGGTTACAGGAATCTTTTATTAGGTGAAAGGATGAAGTAGTGTTGCCCTATTTTTTATGTAGGTGTCTTAACTTAACTCAATCAAATTTCCTTGAATTGCAAACATATCTACATGGCCATATTAATGGATATATGTAGTATATACATGCAACTAAAGGACTGGGTAAGACATAATTGGTGGTAATTACTCAGTATACGCATCTACAACTACAAGGTTAATATACCAATCTTACATAGTGACGGCAGATATAACTATCCCTACATGAAACCAGTGAGAACTACTTCCTCCAGGTTCTTAGAAAAAAATATTAAAACAAAGCAGCATGCTACAAAGAAAATAGATGACAAAAATATAAGTTATGCAACATGATTGACCATAGAATAAGATGGATAGTACAATATGCATAAAAATTCTAGACATGATTAATGCATAATAGGACATATATAAGACCAATATTTGTATTTCACCAAATTAGTTCAAATTTTTTGATAAATCAAAATTTTATGTTTCACATGATAAAATTGAAGATATTGCTTATAAATTTTTTTAAGGGCTGCTTATATAAATTAACTTTGTAAAGTTCTAGCCCGCGAATTGGGCGGGTCACATTACTAGCAGAGTAGAGTGGCCTGCTCTTCGCGTGGGCAAAATCTTTTGACCTCTTTTCATAAATATTTTACACCAAAAATTAACCAACCTTACTGAATTCAAACTTTGAAGTGATTGTAAAATAAATTTATGATTTTCTAGATTCTCTTATGGGCTAGAAAACTATAAAACTGTATAAGCACAACTATATTATGCAAAATAAAATATCATAATCAAAGAAAATAATTGAATTATGCATATTTTTATGAATATTAATTATTTATAACCTTCCCATAAGTGACCATATGTATCATGTACGTATGTTATTTCATACGTATTTGGGTTGAAATAAAGGTTAGAACACGAGCTCGCCCATAGTTTTCATGTGATATTAGATCAGTGTGGATGTGCACATTCATGTTGAGGGTAACTTTAGGGTTGAATCCACTTGACCAATGTTTCGATGATCTTTCCCATAGAATAGTAAAATTAATCTGCTTCATGAAGcgaaatactccctccatttctaaatatttgtctttttagagatttcaaatggactaccacatacggatgtatatagacatattttagagcgtagattcactcattttgctccgtatatagtcacctgttgaaatctctagaaagacaaatatttagaaacggatgAAGTAGAAAAGAATTATCCTTTTTTTAACATATCATCACCCCTTTATTAGTTCGCGATCAACACATCGTCTTTTACAAGGAGGGGCATGATGGCAATAGGAGCATCATCAAACCAAGAGTTGGGGAGAGAGAATTTACAAAGCCTAGCTAGTTCATCTGCAACAGGGTTTGCTTCTCTATGACAATGTTCAAACCGTCGTCATGTGAAAACAGTCGTCCAAAATACGAACGTGAAGTAATACCACCATCTTGCATTGCTGTTATAACATCCATGCTATCAGAGTTGACAATCACTCTTGTGCATCCGACAGAGCTTGCCAGGTTCAGCTCAAAGCGAAGAGCTAGGGCCTCTGCCATGAAAACGTCCATGCAATCACCAGCTCTGTTATTACCTGTTGCCAAAAACTTGCCAGAACTATCACGCATGACAGCTCCTACTGTTCCCTGAAGCGAATCAACATCGTACGAAGCATCCACATTCAGCTTGATATGTCCTGAAGGTGGTCTGGACCATGGATTCCTTTTTACTTTAGCCGAACTAACTGCAGCAGCAGTAAAATTTTCAGCTAGAGCCAAAATTGACAAGACAATTTGTGCCGGTTGTTGTACCGTTTCTCCGTGGACCAGTTTTCTCCTCTCCCACCTGGGTCAGCAACGACCCCAATCAAATTATTTGGGCCGACTCGTTATCAGTGGGATCAGGGATACCAACATGCAACAGCTATTGAAATAACATGACCTAAAACTGCAGCCTCATTTGCAGGGAGTGACAGAGCCCGATCAATCGCGCATCCATGATCAATAACAGTCTCTAATCCCAGCCTCTTCTAAACTTGCTTTGCTGCCGCATTGAAATAACATGTGCTAGGGTAACTCGGCTGGGGAGCGTACCGTGCCAGGTTCGCCAGAGAAAAATCCTAACTTTTGCATATTGGGTTTCAGGCAGCAGAACTAGGCATATTTCCAATAGGAAATTTGGCTGCATACTTATTTTTCCATACTTCCATGTAGGCAGACTACACAAAGAATTACCCTTGATAACACATAAAAATGTCAACTCACCTTGGGTTTTGGGACCCATCGAATATCCAACCCGCTTGAGAAGTATGTGTATGACATTTGAGCCACAGGAGCTAATCACAATTTAAACTTTTTTTGACAGCAAATCACATTAAAACTCCCTAATTCCAATCCAGTTTGTATTTTCTGCTCATGGGTATAGCGCAGCCTAAAAAAGTCATGGAAAGGATTGGCAACCAACAACAAACTATCCTGATTGTTTTAAAAAAAAGTTCCAACTTCTGGTGATACAGCGAAACAGCATCAGAACAGAAACTAAACTCTACACAAATTCTAACAAGTGCATCTTATGATAGCAGTTGGAAGGTTGCAAGTGTTACGTATGGACGCAACCTTTCTGGATATAGCAAGTTAAATAACGTAACAGGTAAAAACGAAATAGCAACTGTTATACACAACGATCAACTAAACAAAACTGCCAGGCAAACAAAGCAGCAAGCAGCAAAGCAATGCACAGCCAAAATCTAAAATATCCACTTCAtcatatcatcatcatcaaaaCTTCCACTGCTGTTTAAGACACAGcaaaatcatcatcatcaaaaCTTTCACTGCTGTTTACGACACAgcaaaatcatcatcatcatcaaaacTTTCACTGCTGTTTACGACACAGCAAAACCTATCTCCAAACAAGTTAAAGGCTCCTGCAACCAACTTCCAGAGAGACTAGGGCACCATCACCAACCAGCAACCATTGCAGCGTGATACTCCACTAAACTATAACATTCCAGAGCTCTGGTCTTGCAAATGCCTGCCTCCTCAACTAAGATGATGACGACGATGCCTCCCCGATGCTGATAGACAGGCCGAGGCGAGGAGCGGCACGGATATTCCTCAAGTTGAAGTGTGACTTCAGCGCAACCCATGCTGACCCAAAAAACTTGTGCTTCACAACAGCACTAAGTATGCCTGAACTGCCCACACGTAGCTTGAAGCGGGTGCTCGGATCAGCATACTCGCAACCAACCATGACCACACTCGAGCCAGTTGCCAGGCAATGAATTGCTTGCGCGCCAACCATAGTTTGCGATGGAGTGGTCCGTGCCAGCAGATCATACAGATCCCCTCCCAGGTTGGTCCTCCTCACAGCGTCTCTGAATAAGGAACAGGGCTCCAGCTTGTGATTTAACAGCATCAACACCTGAGCATGGCTATTACTGTTAACAGCAAAAACCACGTCAAATTCCAAATGTCAATCCACAACCAGATAAGTATTCAGACATGACAAAGAAGTACCACAACACAGACAGAGGGTGAACTCACCACTGGATGCCACACGAGAAAGCTTCAGTGTTGAAGGAACAACCAAGGGAATAAAAGTTAGGCACCTCATTCcccaaattcatcttcataagaCCCCCATAGTTCAACCTCCTGGATCCAAAAAGGCCCGACAGAGACACCAATGCATCACCACGAACAGGGTGCATAGAAGCAATTGCACGAAAGCCAGCTTGCCGATAAAGAGCATCCAAATTCTGAAAAGAAAAGAGACCGGAGCAAGGTTCAATCAGGAATGGCAAGCAAGTCTTTGATATGAGGAAAGGTAAAAGACAGATAGAAACTTACAAACGAAGAGTCCCGGAATGGGTAACAGACTTTAAGGACAGGGTTCACATCACAGCCTAGCACTCCAGGGAAAGATACTATAGCGCTCACCTATAGGGTAGGAATGGACAAAAATTAACACACGATCAGTACAAATAGTATAAACGAATAAAAGAAATGAATGAAGGCTTAGTTGGCAAGACTAACATGTTTTGTTGTATCAAATTTGAAATCAAGGCTCAGTTGGGGCTGCCGAAGTCTCAGCTGGCAGCCATGCACATTGTCATCCATTGGAGATCTCTTGGCAGATGAAGTAAGAACCTGTACAAAACGACAGTAACGGATAAGTCACAGTTGAAACGACAGTAACGGATAAATCATCAAACACATGGCAGTTTCAAATGTACAGGTTAAGGGTACATACAAAACCATCACCACACTGCATTGACATCTGAAAGCTCAGGTCAGAGGCGAAATCCTTGTACATGAGGTCTCGACCCTGTCGGCAGATATCTTCATAAATCCCAGGTGTGGTGTCTGGTAAGAACTTTTCAAAGAACCTCTCCTTCAGTTGCTCATCCTTTGGATCCAGAACTCCTGCATAAGTTATCATAGTGAAGTGAGTCATTACAGTTTTTCTAGTTTCTGAAGGAGTCAGCCAACGAAGGAAGTTATGGTGTGGAAGTCTTCTAATCTGTCTTCCCTTTCAAGCTCTCAAGTACAGGTAGAAAATATAAATCTAAGTTTAAGTAGAAAGTACAAGCAATAGCACCTTACTGACTTTACTTTAGCTTTTCTGGAGCAGTAGAGCTTACCTAGAAGCAATAAGAATCCGCCAAGAAATTCCAAGTACTGTCGAAACTGCTCATAGACCTGGCCTGCCTCGAATGGATACTTCGACATCCGCATGAATCTGTCAGCAAATGAACCAGTACTGCTAGGCGGAACTTCCCTCAAAGTGACAGAAATTTCCGTAAGCAACTGGATAATCTTTTCTGCATTCTCTGAAGATGTCTTCTCAGCACGCGCTCCCATAGACACCGCCTCTTTAACATGACCAGACATTGCTTCAAACTGCTGCAGAAGGTGCTCCATATCCTTGGAGTGAGCACCGATGCACTTCTCAATCGCAAGGGCATTCTCAGCACTGGAGACTTTTATGGAAGAGTTAATTTCTTTTAGGTACAGCTCCAGAAGATTTTTGAATTCAAGGAAATCATCCCTATAAATTGAGATGCAATTGAGTCAGCATTAAAATTGAGTCATGATCAACGGAAGGTGGGCATTAACTGTATACATCTAGATGAAAACAACAATACAAAAACTCAATAGTGCACTACACTTGTTAATATGATGGCACATGTCTTGGATTAGTTCGTATAACAATTAAGGTGAACATAAACTCAAACAAACTGGAGGTAAACAAAGATATAGGGTGACCAGCAATGACTAAAAATGAATTGCCATCAGAACTTCAAAATTACAAAGGAACCAACATTAAAGTTGGTAGTGCACAATTTTACAAACAAAGGAGTAAATACAGACAGAGTTGACATTGGACACAGTTTAATTACAACAGCACGTAGACCATAAGTTGAAAAACCATTGTTAACAATATTCACATAAAAGCTTCATCAGATTCTACAAGACTAGGTATTTTTTTATACAAATATGACAGCAATGACTTTAATAAGCAAGGACCATAAGTAGCTAATAGAACATGAAATGGGAATATATATATGATATTAAAAATGAGAATGTCAGAACGGTAGGTCTCTACAGGGATTACTCATTCAAGACTTTAGATACCAAATATAGTACATATAGtgaataattcaaaaaaaatggAGCCTGGTTGATTTAAAAAAACAGAATATGCAATACAATTTCTAACACAACATGCCAACAAAGGTTAGAGTAGCTAAGCAGCTGGCAACTATACAATAAAATTCCAATAAATGTACAAGAACACAAAAAATTAACCAAGCTTGCATAAGGCCAAAACATGATTGCACATCAACAATTGGACAGGTCAAAGCTTAGGTAACAACTGTTCAACTACAGAACCAGTAGCAAATGCATGGTAACAAGAAAAGACAGGAGAGTGAATCTTAGCAAGTGTTCATCATCCAACTGAACATATAATCGAGATATCACTACAACAGCAAGCACGAGCAAAATAGAATTAAAAAGACAGGAGAGTGAATCTTAGCAAGTGTTCATCAACCAACTGAACATATGGTCAGGATATCACTACAACAGCAAGCACGAGCAAAAAAGAATTAACTCAGCTCATACAAAAATTAAATGAAGGAAACAAACCATACAGACCTGCTTTCATACCAGGACCAGAAATCAAATGAGTCTACCATAAAACATACAGCAATAAAAAACTATGTTTGGTATTCAGTAGCATTCTCTCCACGGATAAGATACTCATTCAGGATCTAGTTTATAAAGCAACAGCTCACGGCAATATAATTTTACCTCGAGATGTTGGTGCTGTCCTTGTCCCCAGCTTTGAAGTAGTTAAATATGTGCTGTCCCATCCTGCTCATTTGCAGGGGCAGGGGGGTAAATCAAAAAACGCAATTGAGAGTAAGATCTAAAGGTGGTGAGCAGCACAGCAACATGCAGAAACTTACTGCCTTCCTTGGCGCGCTTTGGCTGCCAACCCTCGTGCGATCCTCGCGAGGAAAGAGTTCAACGGCGCGTTTCCTGGAAGAACACCCTCATCCGCGCGATACCTTCAAACAAAACGGTACAGAGAAGAATCAGAATTCATGTCACATGATGCAGCAATCAGTCAAATAACATCAGCAGTTCATATACAGTGATCCAACTACCTAACCAATCAAGGAAATCTACTGCCACACAAGAGAACCATACGGTCTGTTCTGCAACCGTCATCATATTTCATCAGAACGCACAAATACAACGCCATACATGTTGTGATGATAGACCAGTCAAAGGGAAACATCATGTTAGCCACGCGTCGTGACATGGGGCACATACACACTACAGCATGCACATCAAAATGGTGCCCTTTTTTTCCAATCTGATTTTGTCAAAATGCAAGCACCTGGTGCAAACAAATAGGTAGTGCCACTCTACCACAACACAGGGGAATCGCATCACACGCGTCAACAAAGTTTTGCCTAATTAAACCACAAAATCGACCACAACACAGGGGAATCGCATCACACGCGTCACCAAACCGTTCCAGATCGAAGCTACACAGCACCACGCGGATCAAACCGTCCCAGAGGAAGAATCTGGACGTGTCCAGAAGATAGATGAGGAAATGAGATGGTCACCTGTCCCAATCCTCACGATCCGCGAAGGTCTCCTCCTGGTAGCCACGGGGGTCTGCCTGTCCTCCCTGGTCCGCCGGCTCTCCCTGATCCGGCTGGTCTCCCTCATCTCCATGGCCTCCCCTGAAAAAACGACGAGGGTGGTGAGGGGGATCGAGGAGAAGAGAGGTCGGAGAAGGGGGAGGTCAGATCGGGAGACGTTACCTCCTGCTGGCCATCGGAGTCCGGCCGGCGGtgtcgcggcggcggcggttggaggtgcggcggtggaggaggcggagctAGGGTTctggatggggatggggatggggatgggggaGGGGTCGGGGAGAGGAAGTAGGGAAATGAGTCGGGTCGGGTGGGCGGCGCCGTGGGACTGGGTAGTCGTGCCGGGCCTTGGTCGGTGGGCGACGCCTGGGCCCTGGTCGGTGGGCGAAATGGTGCTGGGCCTTGGTCGGTGGGCGAAATGGTGCTGGGCCTTGGTCGGCGGGCGAAATGGTGCTGGGCCTTGGTCGTCCGGCGACGCCTGGGCCTTCGGCGGGCGAAATTGTGCTTGGCCTTGGTCGGCGGGCGAAATGGTGCTGGGCCATGGCCAGTTTCCTTCCTCttggaaagaaagaaagaaagaggaaACTGAGTTCGTCTCCGCTGCAGGGGAAAAAAATCGTCAGTCAGGCAAGAAATTTGCAACAAGATAGAATTAAAAAAACAAATCTAAAGTAACGCATCTATGATAGCAATGATCTTATCATACCATGGCTAGGGAGACCTTGGCGGATCCTGACGGGCATGGTGAGTAGCACACCATGGACGGACTTTGCCCCAAAAACTTGCAGATCCAAGGGCGACTTTTGCtccgaaagaaaaaaaaattgtaGATCCAAGGAGGAGGTGGCCGGATCTGCAAAATCCATCCATGGGTCAGTAGCAATGGATTTTAGCATACAAACAACTCATGTAGCTACGTAGTTGAGAAAGATCTCTTTGACCTACCTACCGTGTCATGGTGGCCGTCCATCCATCCATGAATCCTCCTTTTGCCTTCTTGTCTTGAAGAGAAGAGAGGCCTCCATCCATCCATGAACCATCCTTTTGCCTTCTTGTGATGAAGAAGGGCAAAGGCAAGGAGAGGCCTCCATCCATCCGTTGCCTGTGTTTCAAGCaaggagagaagaagaagaagaagaagaagaagaagaagaagattggGGCGGCTAGGGTTGGGTTGGGTTGGGTTGGGAGAGAGgcagggagggagggaggggaaagAGGCGAGGCAACCCAAGAGAGTTATATATGGCAGCTGCGATGCGATAATTCAGCTCGGCCTCCCCCGGCTGAAGCTGAATCAGTAGCAGCCCTCACTCCCACTCCCTGGCCCACGCGCCAGCGACACAAGGACCGTGTCAGTCAGATGGGCTGTCCACGTCGAGGGGCCCACACGGTTTCCTGGTTGCGATTTTTCTGGGGAAAAAAAAAGGAAGGAAATCTTCTTCTTTTTAGTAAGATAAGAAGAAGGGAAATTAAAACAATTTACCCGTGATTAACTGCGACCGAaaagaaaatcttttctgttggTATTACGCGAGTAATTAACGCGTCGGTGCAATTTCCTGGTCCGGTATTAACCAATCATTTTCCTCCCTGATCCGGTAAAAAATTCTCATCTCCGCCATGAATCCTATCCTGGGACGTTTCCCTATTCGGGGCAAGCCCACCGGCGGTGAGGTGCAAAGCCGTGACGCTCCACCTCTGCCGCCCAAAGTTGTGACGCTGCATGCATCTGCATCCCCACCGTGAGTGGTGTTATTTTCACTAAAgatagtcatagtgggagtaagggcatttttcttccttctttttttgatTTGAGGGTGGGAGCACCAGACCGTTGACATTGATGCGGTAACCGGACGTCTAAAGTTATTGTTTATATATATGTCCATCAGTAAAAAAACAATTTAAAATTTAAATAAAGCCCAGTCTATACTGCACGCCGGATCACATGCACGGTCACAACAACAAAAAAGCAAGTATGCTTACTTTTTATATGCCCGGTCACAAAAAATAATATCAGTCTGGTAGTCCATGCAAAAAAATAGATTTCCTGTCCTGCCGGACCGACAATCCTAGCCTCCACGCTCAAGGTGTCATCATCGTCGCGTAGGCagcctccttctccttctcctcctttaCCTACCACCTCCAACTCTCTTTCTGTCGTTGCAATATCTTGTACCGGATGGCTTGCATAATCATTCTTACGTTGGCATCCAAATCCTCCAAATTCAAGGCCAATATCTTGGTGTCCTTCGCATTGGCTGCGATCTGCACCTTCttgttttttttgtgtgtggaTGTGCACCTTCTTCTCTTCGAGCATGGCATTCTTCTTTGTCGCCTCCATCAACAATTTGAATCTCTCCGCTTTTTTCCCTCCTTGTCCTTGGTGTCGGAGCGCTTGATTTATGCCTCCTCCTTCTTCGGCATGATGTCCGCGAACCTCTCTATCATCTTGACTGCCGCACCTTCTCACttcgccctctcctcctcccactTCTTTCCCTGGAACCCTCTTCTAACCTTCTTTGGCGGTTCTGTGTTGGGTCTTTTTTTCTTAAGGAGGACatcccccggcctctgcatcagaataACTCTTGCTTGGGAAGTTCATTCGTCTGCTCCCATGAAAAAAAAGGTTCATTCATCTGCtaataaatactccctccgtccgaaaatacttgtcattgaaatggatgtttctagatg is drawn from Aegilops tauschii subsp. strangulata cultivar AL8/78 chromosome 1, Aet v6.0, whole genome shotgun sequence and contains these coding sequences:
- the LOC109767298 gene encoding uncharacterized protein, coding for MASRRGGHGDEGDQPDQGEPADQGGQADPRGYQEETFADREDWDRYRADEGVLPGNAPLNSFLARIARGLAAKARQGRQMGQHIFNYFKAGDKDSTNISRDDFLEFKNLLELYLKEINSSIKVSSAENALAIEKCIGAHSKDMEHLLQQFEAMSGHVKEAVSMGARAEKTSSENAEKIIQLLTEISVTLREVPPSSTGSFADRFMRMSKYPFEAGQVYEQFRQYLEFLGGFLLLLGVLDPKDEQLKERFFEKFLPDTTPGIYEDICRQGRDLMYKDFASDLSFQMSMQCGDGFVLTSSAKRSPMDDNVHGCQLRLRQPQLSLDFKFDTTKHVSAIVSFPGVLGCDVNPVLKVCYPFRDSSFNLDALYRQAGFRAIASMHPVRGDALVSLSGLFGSRRLNYGGLMKMNLGNEVPNFYSLGCSFNTEAFSCGIQCNSHAQVLMLLNHKLEPCSLFRDAVRRTNLGGDLYDLLARTTPSQTMVGAQAIHCLATGSSVVMVGCEYADPSTRFKLRVGSSGILSAVVKHKFFGSAWVALKSHFNLRNIRAAPRLGLSISIGEASSSSS